The proteins below are encoded in one region of Pseudoalteromonas ulvae UL12:
- a CDS encoding chemotaxis protein: MPIKAQQNPEISCFVIVATVVAQLDVILVEAKNLSLTAKNARVVAIRAGQSALGFKSITNFIDEFSARTIKTTQDIHNHSHLLFKLALEQLRASQFKNHMGRANELTDGKNAKIKQINHLANSQLRECWSHLGSEMQSLTSQFEEIRQQMRAAEYIAVTSRVEASQAGEYCDSLESVSDYIASAALRIKTAITINLNTLSQLQRIIK; the protein is encoded by the coding sequence ATGCCTATTAAAGCTCAGCAAAATCCAGAAATCAGTTGTTTTGTTATTGTGGCGACAGTCGTTGCACAGCTCGATGTTATTTTAGTTGAGGCGAAGAACTTGTCATTAACTGCTAAGAATGCCCGTGTAGTTGCCATTCGAGCGGGTCAATCTGCGCTAGGCTTTAAATCTATCACTAATTTTATTGATGAGTTTTCAGCTCGAACCATTAAGACCACTCAAGATATCCATAACCACTCTCATTTATTATTTAAACTCGCGTTAGAGCAATTGCGCGCCTCTCAGTTTAAAAATCATATGGGTCGAGCGAATGAATTAACCGATGGAAAAAACGCAAAAATTAAACAAATTAATCATTTAGCGAATAGTCAATTAAGGGAATGCTGGTCTCATTTAGGAAGTGAGATGCAATCATTAACATCACAGTTTGAGGAAATTCGCCAGCAAATGCGGGCTGCAGAATATATTGCGGTGACATCGCGAGTTGAAGCATCGCAGGCGGGCGAATACTGCGACAGTTTAGAATCGGTTTCTGATTATATTGCCTCAGCGGCACTGAGAATAAAAACAGCAATTACGATTAACTTAAATACCCTCTCACAATTACAACGGATCATTAAATGA